The DNA segment AGGGATgacaaaatttacaaaatacataaatacatgtgaTTGGACAACTTGATTCAGGGactgaaaatacatggtgaggGGATAGGGATgacaaaatttacaaaatacataaatacatgtgaCTGGACAACTTGATTCAGGGactgaaaatacatggtgaaggGATAGGGATgacaaaatttacaaaatacataaatacatgtgaCTGGACAACTTGATTCAGGGactgaaaatacatggtgaggGGATAGGGATgacaaaatttacaaaatacataaatacatgtgaCTGGACAACTTGATTCAGGGactgaaaatacatggtgaggGATAGGGATgacaaaatttacaaaatacataaatacatgtgaCTGGACAACTTGATTCAGGGactgaaaatacatggtgaggGGATAGGGATgacaaaatttacaaaatacataaatacatgtgaCTGGACAACTTGATTCAGGGactgaaaatacatggtgaggGGATAGGGATgacaaaatttacaaaatacataaatacatgtgaCTGGACAACTTGATTCAGGGactgaaaatacatggtgaggGGATAGGGATgacaaaatttacaaaatacataaatacatgtgaCTGGACAACTTGATTCAGGGactgaaaatacatggtgaggGGATAGGGATgacaaaatttacaaaatacataaatacatgtgaCTGGACAACTTGATTCAGGGactgaaaatacatggtgaggGAATAGGGATgacaaaatttacaaaatacataaatacatgtgaCTGGACAACTTGATTCAGGGactgaaaatacatggtgaggGGATAGGGATgacaaaatttacaaaatacataaatacatgtgaCTGGACAACTTGATTCAGGGactgaaaatacatggtgaggGGATAGGGATgataacatttacaaaatacataaatacatgtgaCTGGACAACTTGATTCAGGGactgaaaatacatggtgaggGGATAGGGATgataacatttacaaaatacatcacacctaaagggacagaccgtagtttttaaacaccaaggcatatttttcacctaaatcctagtttcaacccataacaatgaacactaagtttggttaatttacaaacttgtaacaaatttggatacaatagagtctgtgacgttgaactacccttaaaaatagactaaagcgCGATtcaataatcattacttctcatgcaggtgcatttttaaaaatatgaaaaatgcattatgtggtacacaaatgtattataaacaccaggatgaccagaaacactttggttgtacggaaatggataatctaaacaataaaatataagtaatgtttgatttcagtgatcataaacggctctaatagtgaaaaatatgctttactgtttaaaaactagggtatgtcccttaaaaataatgtaagacacattttgtttagaCACTGATAATCAAATTgttccaataataaaaatactttaCCTTTTCTTTTTTGGAAACAGTTAATCTCACAAAATGTTCTTCCTCATATCTGAAAACagaatttggcaaaatgtttctaaaatgttattaacaaaaATCATTGATAGTGCtattaacaaacattaaaaaaagtgCTATGTCTTTATTTATTCCACTTTCATAATTCACGACTGACAAGCAGCTTAAGACACTGGAATGTCACCAAGAGCATGATATTAAGAGATTTATAAGAATCATGTTTTTGtcttgaattattatttttaattgtcataAGCTTTATTCGGtaacaaatgaacattattCAATACTAAATGGTTACAATTATAATATGTGACACCCAGTGGAATcggtgaataaatgaataaattactCCAGTTAACTGTTAACACCTGTGATGTTGAATGTGACGTTGTATTACAGATATACACTGTCAAGACATCTCAAACTGGTCATAGAAGTTCTAACAAACAACTAAGTAAACAAAATGCTCCTCCCACCCCTCCTGAAGGTCTcgacatttaaatttttatttttttattttttttacaagatcAGTAAAAGGTATACATACTATGTTAAGCTATTATAAAGATCTACTCAGTAGCTCTTCAAGAAACTACTGTTAGTACGGTCAAATGACCAGGccagaaaaatgtattaataggAGTATAAATATCACAAAGCTGCGAACACAATGTCTCAGGGTGATTCCACCATCAGACATAGTGACTACTTGGGAAGGTTCCACCATCAGACATAGTGACTACTTGGGAAGGTTCCACCACCAGACATAGTGACTACTTGGGAAGGTTCCACCACCAGACATAGTGACTACTTGGGAAGGTTCCACCACCAGACATAGTGACTACTTGGGGAGGCTTCACCACAAGACATAGTGACTACTTGGGAAGGTTCCACCACCAGACATAGTGACTACTTGGGGAGGCTTCACCACAAGATACAGAGACTACTTGGGAAGGTTCCACCATCGGACATAGTGACTACTTGGGGAGACTTCACCACAAGATACAGTGACTACTTGGGAAGGTTCCACCATCGGACATAGTGACTACTTAGGGAGGCTTCACCACAAGATACAGAGACTACTTGGGAAGGTTCCACCATCAGACATAGTGACTACTTAGGGAGGCTTCACCACAAGATACAGAGACTACTTGGGAAGGTTCCACCATCAGACATAGTGACTACTTAGGGAGGCTTCACCACAAGATACAGAGACTACTTGGGAAGGTTCCACCATCAGACATAGTTCTTAGGGAGGCTTCACCACAAGATACAGAGACATAGGTTCCACCATCAGACATAGTGACTACTTAGGGAGGCTTCACCACAAGATACAGAGACTACTTGGGAAGGTTCCACCATCAGACATAGTGACTACTTAGGGAGGCTTCACCACAAGATACAGAGACTACTTGGGAAGGTTCCACCATCAGACATATTGACTACTTAGGGAGGCTTCACCACAAGATACAGAGACTACTTGGGAAGGTTCCACCATCAGACATATTGACTACTTAGGGAGGCTTCACCACAAGATACAGAGACTACTTGGGAAGGTTCCACCATCAGACATATTGACTACTTAGGGAGGCTTCACCACAAGATACAGAGACTACTTGGGAAGGTTCCACCATCAGACATAGTGACTACTTGGGGAGGCTTCACCACAAGATACAGAGACTACTTGGGAAGGTTCCACCATCAGACATAGTGACTACTTAGGGAGGCTTCACCACAAGATACAGAGACTACTTGGGAAGGTTCCACCATCAGACATAGTGACTACTTAGGGAGGCTTCACCACAAGATACAGAGACTACTTGGGAAGGTTCCACCATCAGACATATTGACTACTTAGGGAGGCTTCACCACAAGATACAGAGACTACTTGGGAAGGTTCCACCATCAGACATATTGACTACTTAGGGAGGCTTCACCACAAGATACAGAGACTACTTGGGAAGGTTCCACCATCAGACATATTGACTACTTAGGGAGGCTTCACCACAAGATACAGAGACTACTTGGGAAGGTTCCACCATCAGACATAGTGACTACTTGGGGAGAGATACAGTGACTACTTGGGAAGGTTCCACCATCAGACATAGTGACTACTTGGGGAGGCTTCACCACAAGATACAGAGACTACTTGGGAAGGTTCCACCATCAGACATAGTGACTACTTGGGGACTTCACCACAAGATAGAGACTACTTGGGAAGGTTCCACCATAGACTAGTGACTACTTGGGGAGGCTTCACCACAAGATACAGAGACTACTTGGGAAGGTTCCACCATCAGACATATTGACTACTTAGGGAGGCTTCACCACAAGATACAGAGACTACTTGGGAAGGTTCCACCATCAGGGACATAGTGGGACTACTTGACTACTTGGGGAGGCTTCACCACAAGATACAGTGACTACTTGGGAAGGTTCCACCATCAGACATAGTGACTACTTGGGGAGACTTCACCACAAGATACAGTGACTACTTGGGAAGGTTCCACCATCAGACATAGTGACTACTTGGGGAGACTTCACCACAAGATACAGAGACTACTTGGGAAGGTTCCACCATCAGACATAGTGACTACTTGGGGAGGCTTCACCACAAGATACAGAGACTACTTGGGAAGGTTCCACCATCAGACATATTGACTACTTAGGGAGGCTTCACCACAAGATACAGAGACTACTTGGGAAGGTTCCACCATCAGACATAGTGACTACTTGGGGAGGCTTCACCACAAGATACAGAGACTACTTGGGAAGGTTCCACCATCAGACATATTGACTACTTAGGGAGGCTTCACCACAAGATACAGTGACTACTTGGGAAGGTTCCACCATCAGACATATTGACTACTTAGGGAGGCTTCACCACAAGATACAGAGACTACTTGGGAAGGTTCCACCATCAGACATAGTGACTACTTGGGGAGACTTCACCACAAGATACAGAGACTACTTGGGAAGGTTCCACCATCAGACATATTGACTACTTAGGGAGGCTTCACCACAAGATACAGTGACAAACATTTTACATACTCTGATCTTTCTTTTGCTCTCTTTACTGCTGACATTCTGTGAAGATTTCTGGATTCCTGTAAcacaaggaaggaagaaaaaaagaaagaaatgttttatttaacgacgcactcaacacattttatttacggttatatggcgtcagacatatggttacggaccacacagatgttgagaggaaacccactgtcgccactacatgggctactctttccgattagcagcaagggatcttttatttgcgcttcccacaggcaggatagcacaaaccatggcctttgttgaaccagttatggatcactggtctgtgcaagtggtttacacctacccattgagccttgcggagcactcactcagggtttggagtcggtatctggattaaaaatcccatgcctcaactgagatccgaacccagtacctaccagcctgttgactgatggcctaaccacgatgccaccgaggccggtcacaaggAAGAGAACACAATCTTTATTATGAATCATGAgacacatttgttattatagtAATCAGGGTGAGCAGAAAATTTCGGAAAATTATCTATTAAGCTTCACAAATTGCAGAAACCCTTGttattttcttacaaaatataacttattacattaaaatattcccaccaaaataaaataaaatttgccaattgttttctgaTCACTCAGAGCTAGAGCTCGCCCTGGTTTtcattatgtcagaattaatatattttgttttaaatcaccTTTTTAAGTCACATTAACAAATGACTAGCTAGAAAAGGCACTCAACATATATATGAAAGTAGTCTATATGATAGTAATGGATTTTTTCCATTATAATACCAAAGACCATGTTTCTGACACTGGTTTGTCTGAAATAAATGAGGCATTTTTGAAGACTTgtcaaaaacagaaaaatagaCCCACAACGTACTGCCTCTCTCCATTCTCAAAGAAATAAGAGTGCCCATATATATCACAACCTCTATTTTATGATACGGACACAGGATGGATCAGAAAAAAATCTAATGCATCTATTGAGGAAAATCAATCctgcagattaaaaaaaaaaggttttgtttaacaacaccactagagcacactgattcattaatcatcggctactggatgtcaaacatttggtaatttttacatatagtcttagagaggaaaccagataaatttttccattaatagcaagggatcttttatatgcaacatcccacagacaggatagcacataccacggcatttgatgggAGCGAGAACCTGCAGATTGACTACCATACCTCACCAGACTAATAAACCCATAATCGCACAATACGTTTCATATTGATAGGCTCTTTAAAACTGAGTAGGTTAATAACGAGTTTTACCCTGATTTCCTCTGGTCCGTCGTAGTACTCTTTCCGCAGCTCTTGTAGCATACTGCTGCTCAGTGCACGCCTTGTCGCCTTCTCCAGCAGGCGTTTTTGACGATCCTCCGCAGTCTCATCACCAGCtggagaaagaaatgttttatttaacaacacactcaacacattttatttacagttatatggcgtcaaacaaatgattaaggactacacagatattgagagaggaaacccgctgtcgccacttcatgggctactctttttcgattaacagcaagggatctttcatatgcaccattccacagacaggatagtacataccacggcttttgttataccagtcgtggtgcactggctggaacaagaaatagcccaatgggtccactgacagggatcgatcctagaccaaccgtgcatgaagcgaacgctttaccactggactacgtcccacccctcatCACCAGCTGGAGATAACAAAAATAGCAGGTGAAGATacaatgtaatatttgtgtggtcaaATCTTAGATTAGAAAAAATAAGGAAGGTTTATCCTGAATAAGGATTTTAGTACCATACAAAAACTGCTCCTTTCCTAGTTCTTATGCTAAAGTTTATTAACCaagtattaatgttttaacTACGATGTATTAAAGTTAACAAATAACAGATAAGCACTGGTATTAAAGATCTTCATGTACGTATTTCAAACAAATATTCTGGACATTCCTTTTCGTTTAGTAGTAACCAGAGCTCAAAACGTAAGACTTTGTTACACACcgcaatttttaaatgttctttgcCATAGACAAAATGCATACCTATGCCAATTTTGAGCCTGTCTATGgatattttaaatcaataacTTTTGAAACAAAtaccctacccccaccccacaaaacAATCCTTTCAACTGATGACAATAATTTTTATGTAGTGGCAAAAAACTATCATCAGTAAAGCCCCTGTCCTACAACTCATGATGCAACTACGGCAATTGCTAACTAATATTCCAAAATATAATCTCACTATATGGTACAGCAGCAAGTCGTGGTGCAACATAAGCTTTGCTTTTCGATTCTTTCTCTTCACCCGAACCACCATCTGATTCAGCATCAtccaactgaaaaacaaaacaatcttagcTGCAGTATcaaggttgttttttgttttaacgacaccactagatcatattgattaattaatcatcggctactggatttcaaacatttggtaattctgactcatagccatcagaggaaacctgctaaatgtttccattagcagcaagggatcttttatgtgcatttttccATAGAccggaaagcacataccacggcctttgaccagttatggtgcattggctggaacaaaaacataaaaacaatcagttcaatggatccactgaggtgggttgatcctgtgacgcaagcacctcaggcgtgTGGTCACCCAACAGAGAGCTAAATGTCGCCCCCTGCAGTAACAAAGAAACCTACAAAACAACTGCTAAGagattgtttaataataaaagatcATGGTTTTGtatgcaaacaaatataaatactttTGTGAACTAGATATTAGTCAACAACATGTAGAAaacgtaaaataaattattcacaACTTTTCCATTAAATTATATTCTGCAATTCTGTAAATTACTACAAAGAAAACTgcaggaaatatttttgaagtttaaacaTGTTGGAGAggaattatgttttaatacagGGCAACATTAAtaagagagaaataaaaaccaattgctttatttaaaaatgcatttgtgTGATAACTGATAATTATCACTTCTAGTTTTCATTAGTAATTATTTCACAAATGGCAAATAAAGTATCGGTGCCTGATTTCCATCATAAACATATAGTCTGAAAAAATAAACTACCTACAGAACTGAAATCTTACCTTACTGACGAGGTTGCTGGGTTTGGCCTTAAATCTGAGAGGATCATtatcatctaaaaaaaaaaaacaccagacAGTTCAAAAGTAAACAAGCAAGTACTAGTAATTAGGGCTGTATGGCACATCAGACTGCGAATTTAGTACAATGTTGTGCTTCCACAAATCCCAGATTTTGGGTAAAACGTGTACGTTTATGATGAagaatcccaaaatatctatattacataatgtttaTGATACTGGTggaatcgtaaaaaaaaaaaaaatccacatattcaATGCCAGCACTGgtttttattccattatgtttTTATGAACCAAACAAATTtggaacaaaagaaagaaagaaatgttttatttaacaatgcactcaacacattttatttacagtaatatggcgtcagacatatggttaaggaccacacagatttttagaggaaacccgctgttgccactacatgggctactctttccgattagcagcaagggatcttttatttgcgcttcccacaggcaggatagcacaaaccatgggctttgttgaaccagttatggatcattggttggtgcaagtggtttacacctacccactgaaccttgcggagcactcactcagggtttggagtcggtatctggattacaaatcacatgccttgactgggatctgaacccagtacctaccagcctgtagaccgatggcctaaccacgacgccggtaaaTTTGGAACaagacataaatttaataaatatacaaatcttAGTGTATACCAATCCTGAAGGTTGATGCAAAGGCTTACCCAGTGTGTTAGTCTGTGCAGCCTTCACAAGTTTATCGATTTGATATTTCAACTTCTGTTCAATAGGCCGCATCTTCTCCAACACCTGAAAGTAAatgctttaaattttaaagatgGTTAATCACCACATATAGTGATAGCACagtaatagtattaatacaagGACGGATAGCATTTTTGTCAAAGATTTCACAAGCATTGCTTTTGGATCTTGATCTTAAATCATTTATTAAGCTATACTAACATTCAATACGattaactacacacattttaagttaattagttttcattaatatttacaaaatgcaaAGATTAATTTAACCATGCTGTCTCCTAATAATGAATCTTTTGTAAGATATGAACTGACCTTaataagtattttttaataaatataatttctatattaattataatatgggccaaaaatgtttttaaaaaacactaacaaaaccaaacaaacaaaagcctaactcaaacattttcattttatatttacaaatttattgtAATGAATTCCAAATTTgtagaacattttaattttttcttactTTCTCAAAAACCActaacctttttctttcttaaaaatTCATAAACTGAAGAGAtgctttttatatgcacaaagTTATGTCcaatttttaatactgtatcaTAACTTGGTCTGaatgaacatttttaaaaaaatcagtttttttCACTGACTGTCCTGAGTTCAATGAGCCTGTTGATTGCTGAATCTCCTTCTATGGACTGGCCACCAGTCTTCAACAACAACACGTACGTCAAGTTGATCAGGTAGCTTAACAACAGGTGGTATTTAGTTTCTAAAAAGCTGATaccctgaaaacaaaacaaatactttaAATTAGTAATTGTTACCACTTTAATACACAGCTGTGGAAAACATCTACTAGAGGTAACTAGTCAGaaatgtgtatacattttaGCTACATTAAATGGCAGCAATATATTTTGCATATTTtcgcattttaaaataaagttatagTATATAATCCAACTCAATGAATTTCAAAGAATAACCTACTATatgtcatgtacatgtaatataccaATAACACAAATTTCAAGatttaaattttgaaagcagacagaattattttgtacaaaaaaCTTTGACCAGTGCATTCAGTAAACAATAAATACCAATATAGGGCACAGGAATTAAAAGTCTGATATATCTGAAACTCAAGTTGCATGGCTACGAAGCACTAACACAAATATACTCAATTGGCCGATTCTGATAACATAATGTTCACTAGTATATGTATCCATGTAACAGCATATAATCATTATAAATGACAAACTGAACAATTGTTCACATGATGTTCTGTTCcttgaaaacattaaatttgcTTCAGTATGTACAATACATCTATttccaaagtttgttttgtttaaagacacaactagcaaacattaatttaattaatcattggttattggatgtcaaaactttggtaattttgacatttagtcttagagaggaaacctgctacatttttccattagtagcaacagatcttttacatgcaccatcccacagacaagatagcacatacaactgtctttgatatacaagttatggtggaatgagaaatagaccaatttgcccaccgaccgggatcaatcctagaccgactgtacATCAGGCATCTGTTTCAAAGTTGATCCATCATACCTTACTGGTTGACAGTTCTCCATCTTTCACTTTGTTCAGCAGTTGGTTCAAGTGCTGCTTTACATCACCACTTTTTGAGGATACGTCTTTGAGCAAGGAAATGAATTTGGGTAGATCACCATCTAGTAtctaaaattatgttaaaattaaataaaaaatgtattatatgtcaaacatgtaacacatttaaaaagttttaagaAGTTAACGTAATAGGTATTTGCAAAAGTTGTTTACAAcacactaaaaataataattgaaagaTAAAAATGCCTTGACAGGTAATCTTGCAAAACGcgttattacaataaaaatctTTATTTCTATAGTCTTTCCCacagcagtgttcgagattaacggtatcccgatatcccggggataccagaatttaattttggataccagacttcaagaacccagtatcccaccgggataccatataatactaaattctcaggtgggataccagattttgaaatgttagtatccaactgggatactgcccaaaatttttaatctcgaacactgcacagggaacgcctttttttcatactatggcatttactacaaattatttatttctgagcagattgttttctaaattgcacacaaaaatggtaagtttttgttatttccaaaacacgttttcttatgtcaaaccaaagtgaaattatttacaaaaccccccaaacaaaccccaaacatttcgtaggaggatgggatggattaTAGTTGTATTCCGCAATCACTGTATTCATtgtcaagatatgatgactaaataaatctctatatttttggtcagtgacaaaaaatataggtcacgtgacctacAATGTAAGCCCGACTcaactcgagtatttcagactagattttcaataaacatactctttaaatcatttgtctTAGTACAGTAAATccaaataaattttagttttgtttatgaATTGGGAGCTTAGAAACACTAtttgaatgtgacagaatgtagctagtgtTTTACAaagaatgatgtcatgtatcttgtatgacatcatagggcaaaagccttgctaggttgacaatacttgATTTGGATACACAAAAATGGaacaaataatgattttccgactaTTCCTGTaagattgcaggataaaagaaaaaaatggttacttcttaagatatcggctttatcctgctcaggtcgaatggtgAATGCAGTTCGGCAGAGCCTCGcagcattcgccattctaaccttcacaggataagacagtaaccagtagggtctccacgagtactcgagtactcgggcacgggtcgagtctatcAAGACTcgagtctgttcacaggactcgagtacccgtacaaggtggaatcaattataatacactggacaatgtaggacaataatttcaggcttagataatcaacgatataagtgacacaataattataagatcatgcgctagtttctttttttaaactggccgtccatccatcataacactaaatatatcaactggtttctaaatgcaatacaatgacatgatttggcatcgaTGTTCAGCCctggaattaaaatgcataattctatttaactttattctttaatctcatcatcatctagtgtaaatgtcgggtactcgggtccgggtcgagtttgaccctcgagtactcgagtccaatattttggactcgtggaggccctagtaACCAGTTACATGTATTCTCTATAGGTAtcactaaaccaattaatttccggctggaatgaagttcgaggtgcaccgaacttttgatagagaagtgaacaccacatgtcctgtgattggtgataaatgtgaatgccagacaactcggcccggtggacaactcggcccacgtcGAGACAGCTCGGCCCGGAGTTCTGAGACAACCCGGCCCACCGCAAGACAACTCAGCCCAGAGTCCAGAGACAACTCGGCTCATGGACAATCTTGTCTATTGTTGaacaagtgttttttttttaaatcaaagtattctcacagaaataaaagaatttgttttttgttaaattgataaattgctgatccatttatctttgaagatagtttccactgttcgaataatttgtttttgttctacagtcggtgacctaaacattggagatgatcccagaaaaaacatgcaaaagttatttattgttgtaacaacactgacttttatcttttgttggacgttttatttctatgttcttttggtgattggtgttttatttctttattataacttaatgtatatgtgttctgttgttttttttgcgtacatatgtgcgtatgtatttaatgtaataaatgtgggaatttggcaaatgatgtcttttgcgttatttctatagtacaatacttctaGAAACCCATCCGACACTACGATATGCGCCTATGACATACACAATTGTCATTCTTAATGGTGACCATATAGTTAGCGGTATCTATcagtat comes from the Gigantopelta aegis isolate Gae_Host chromosome 14, Gae_host_genome, whole genome shotgun sequence genome and includes:
- the LOC121388397 gene encoding neuroguidin-like, which produces MEGTQLQQILDGDLPKFISLLKDVSSKSGDVKQHLNQLLNKVKDGELSTSKGISFLETKYHLLLSYLINLTYVLLLKTGGQSIEGDSAINRLIELRTVLEKMRPIEQKLKYQIDKLVKAAQTNTLDDNDPLRFKAKPSNLVSKLDDAESDGGSGEEKESKSKAYVAPRLAAVPYTGDETAEDRQKRLLEKATRRALSSSMLQELRKEYYDGPEEIRESRNLHRMSAVKRAKERSEYEEEHFVRLTVSKKEKMALKQVETVSSLGGLTDFGDISALTGEQQNEDRKRKRKRTSTKGKKGTKKRRRN